The following coding sequences lie in one Monomorium pharaonis isolate MP-MQ-018 chromosome 1, ASM1337386v2, whole genome shotgun sequence genomic window:
- the LOC105839406 gene encoding cleavage and polyadenylation specificity factor subunit 6 isoform X2 has translation MHACIRKLLYKRHSITESAKFQKSLSQEAVSKFTRFFKVMDDFTSTCGEDELIGVHCTHGVNRTGYLICRYLIQQLGWEIQDSLKAFGEARGYPVERDIYLSGLKEVQRGKKIDTSKVVLTPNSVGAVTRKNPRMRSLVKNSVGRPMGPPGYGMSRRGFANGGPFSPQRFAGPPGFGPMPPPPGMPPIPPMNPSLYGLRPFRYGPPPMRQAMPPTPPGPRPGMPPPGFPPRIPGPPRMPGPPRLPPGPTARLPPPPKMPPPPPPPPSRTIRSSKQFQVQQKKQQIRNGIMERAVNIRMRRNGPANNRILPKAHKEQDFTVDTFEENLLATSVPPPKRQTKGRYNQSK, from the exons ATGCATGCTTGCATccgtaaattattatataagcgCCACTCTATCACCGAATCTGCGAAGTTTCAAAAATCTCTTTCACAAGAAGCCGTCAGTAAGTTCACTCG ATTCTTTAAAGTGATGGATGATTTCACGTCGACATGCGGTGAAG ATGAACTTATAGGAGTCCATTGCACACACGGTGTTAACCGTACtggttatttaatttgtag ATATCTCATTCAGCAGCTCGGCTGGGAAATTCAAGATTCTTTAAAAg CTTTTGGAGAAGCACGCGGATATCCCGTTGAACGCGACATTTATCTCTCCGGATTGAAAGAGGTCCAGCGAGGTAAAAAGATCGACACGAGCAAAGTTGTTTTGACGCCGAATTCTGTCGGCGCCGTAACTAGGAAGAATCCGAGGATGCGCTCGCTGGTGAAAAATTCGGTAGGCCGGCCGATGGGGCCACCGGGATATGGGATGTCGCGGCGAGGATTCGCGAATGGTGGACCGTTTTCGCCTCAGAGATTCGCGGGTCCACCGGGATTCGGGCCGATGCCACCTCCGCCCGGTATGCCGCCCATTCCGCCGATGAACCCGTCACTCTACGGGCTCAGGCCATTTAGGTATGGACCACCGCCGATGCGCCAGGCGATGCCGCCGACGCCGCCCGGGCCGAGGCCGGGCATGCCGCCTCCTGGTTTTCCGCCTCGTATACCAGGTCCGCCGAGGATGCCAGGTCCACCGAGATTGCCGCCTGGACCGACGGCGCGGTTACCGCCGCCACCGAAGATGCCACCCCCGCCTCCACCTCCGCCTTCGAGAACAATCAGATCATCCAAACAGTTCCAAGTACAACAGAAGAAGCAGCAGATTAGAAATGGTATCATGGAGCGCGCGGTGAACATTCGCATGAGGCGAAATGGGCCGGCTAACAATAGAATTTTGCCCAAAGCGCATAAGGAACAGGACTTCACTGTTGATACGTTCGAGGAGAATCTGCTCGCAACGTCGGTCCCGCCACCGAAACGGCAAACGAAAGGACGTTATAATCAATCCAAGTGA
- the LOC105839406 gene encoding RNA/RNP complex-1-interacting phosphatase isoform X1, protein MINMTNSVPDRWLEYKAFGDVIKGTKILAFKVPLKDAIAKNLKPEQRFTTKNLLQAFPHLKYIVDLTNTYRYYDKKEFTNAGVKYEKIAIPGRKIPSMDIIKKFFKVMDDFTSTCGEDELIGVHCTHGVNRTGYLICRYLIQQLGWEIQDSLKAFGEARGYPVERDIYLSGLKEVQRGKKIDTSKVVLTPNSVGAVTRKNPRMRSLVKNSVGRPMGPPGYGMSRRGFANGGPFSPQRFAGPPGFGPMPPPPGMPPIPPMNPSLYGLRPFRYGPPPMRQAMPPTPPGPRPGMPPPGFPPRIPGPPRMPGPPRLPPGPTARLPPPPKMPPPPPPPPSRTIRSSKQFQVQQKKQQIRNGIMERAVNIRMRRNGPANNRILPKAHKEQDFTVDTFEENLLATSVPPPKRQTKGRYNQSK, encoded by the exons gcCATAGCGAAGAATCTGAAGCCGGAGCAACG ATTTACTACGAAAAACTTGCTGCAAGCGTTTCCTCATCTCAAGTATATCGTCGATTTGACTAATACCTATCGCTACTATGACAAAAAG GAATTTACAAATGCTGgtgttaaatatgaaaaaattgccATTCCGGGAAGGAAGATCCCGTCTATGGATATAATCAAAAA ATTCTTTAAAGTGATGGATGATTTCACGTCGACATGCGGTGAAG ATGAACTTATAGGAGTCCATTGCACACACGGTGTTAACCGTACtggttatttaatttgtag ATATCTCATTCAGCAGCTCGGCTGGGAAATTCAAGATTCTTTAAAAg CTTTTGGAGAAGCACGCGGATATCCCGTTGAACGCGACATTTATCTCTCCGGATTGAAAGAGGTCCAGCGAGGTAAAAAGATCGACACGAGCAAAGTTGTTTTGACGCCGAATTCTGTCGGCGCCGTAACTAGGAAGAATCCGAGGATGCGCTCGCTGGTGAAAAATTCGGTAGGCCGGCCGATGGGGCCACCGGGATATGGGATGTCGCGGCGAGGATTCGCGAATGGTGGACCGTTTTCGCCTCAGAGATTCGCGGGTCCACCGGGATTCGGGCCGATGCCACCTCCGCCCGGTATGCCGCCCATTCCGCCGATGAACCCGTCACTCTACGGGCTCAGGCCATTTAGGTATGGACCACCGCCGATGCGCCAGGCGATGCCGCCGACGCCGCCCGGGCCGAGGCCGGGCATGCCGCCTCCTGGTTTTCCGCCTCGTATACCAGGTCCGCCGAGGATGCCAGGTCCACCGAGATTGCCGCCTGGACCGACGGCGCGGTTACCGCCGCCACCGAAGATGCCACCCCCGCCTCCACCTCCGCCTTCGAGAACAATCAGATCATCCAAACAGTTCCAAGTACAACAGAAGAAGCAGCAGATTAGAAATGGTATCATGGAGCGCGCGGTGAACATTCGCATGAGGCGAAATGGGCCGGCTAACAATAGAATTTTGCCCAAAGCGCATAAGGAACAGGACTTCACTGTTGATACGTTCGAGGAGAATCTGCTCGCAACGTCGGTCCCGCCACCGAAACGGCAAACGAAAGGACGTTATAATCAATCCAAGTGA